CTGTTCACCCAGGACAGCTACACCGACGCGCACCGGGAGGCCGATTCCGCGCTGATCGGCAGCCTGCACGCCCAGGTGTTCGCCGCGGTGGCCGACGCCCGGGGCCTGCCGGTCGAGGAGGTCAACGCGCTGGCCGACAGGGCGCCGCTGCTGCGCGACGCCGCGGTGTCGGCCAAGCTCGTCGACCGCATCGGTTTCCGGGACGAGGCCTACGCACGAATCGCCGAACTCACCGGCGCCCCCGCCCAGGCCGACGGTGACGATGCGCCGCAGCGGCTGTTCCTGTCCCGGTACGCGAAGACGAGCGGGTCCCGGCCGGCGCCGTCCATCCCGGGGCGCAAGGCCAAGCCGGGGATCGCCGTCATCACCCTGGACGGGCCGATCGTCAGCGGTCGCGGCGGGCCGCAGCTGCTCCCGATCGGGAACTCGAACGCCGGCGGCGACACCATCGCGGCGGCCCTGCGGGAAGCGGTCGCCGACGAGGACGTGTCGGCCATCGTGCTGCGGGTCAACAGCCCCGGCGGCGCGGTCACCGGGTCGGAGACCATCTGGCGTGAGGTGGTCCGGGCCACCGAGGCGGGCAAGCCGGTGATCGCCTCGATGGGCGCGGTCGCCGCGTCCGGCGGGTACTACGTGTCGATGGCCGCCGACGAGATCGTCGCCAATGCGGGCACCATCACCGGCTCGATCGGCGTGGTGACCGGCAAGCTGGTCTCCCGGCAACTCAAGGACAAGCTCGGTGTCGGCTCGGATGCGGTACGCACCAACGCGAACGCCGACGCCTGGTCGAGCAACGAGCGCTTCACCCAGGAGCAGCAGGAGCACGTGGAGGCCGAGGCCGATCTGTTCTACACCGACTTCGTGGAGCGGGTCGCCGCCGGCCGGAACCTCGGCGTCGACGCGGTCGAGGAGGTGGCGCGCGGCCGGGTCTGGACCGGCGCCGACGCCTTGGAACGGGGCCTGGTCGACGAACTCGGTGGCCTGCAGACCGCGATCGTCCGGGCGAAGATCCGTGCGGGCCTGGCACCCGATGCCGACGTGCGGATCGTGAACTATCCGGGGTCCTCGGTGCTCGACGTGCTGCGCCCCAAGGCCTCCTCGCAGCCCGCGGCGGCGTCGGTGCCCCAGGCTCTCGGCGCCCTGCTGGGCAGCTCGGTGACCGGCATCGTCGACCAGGTGGAGCGCACCGTCACCGGCGCGCACGCACTGTGGTTGGGGGACTACCGGTTCTGAAGTGGGCCGGACCGTGTCGGCCGGGATGTTTAGCCTCCCTCAGGGTCGGGGCACTGCCTATCGGTGAACGCAGCGCAGCAAAGTGAGGCGGGCCCCCGTCCGGAGGTGGTCCGCAAGGCCGTGACGGCATCGGCGATCGGTAATGCCACCGAATGGTTCGACTACGGCATCTACGCCTTCGGTGTCAGCTACATCGCGGCCGCCATCTTCCCGGGGGACAGTCAGACCGCGACGCTGTTCGCCCTGATGACGTTCGCGGTGTCCTTCCTGGTCCGGCCGCTGGGCGGCTTCGTCTGGGGTCCGCTCGGCGACCGGATCGGGCGCAAACGGGTGCTCGCGCTGACCATCCTGCTGATGGCCGGCGCGA
This region of Mycolicibacterium diernhoferi genomic DNA includes:
- the sppA gene encoding signal peptide peptidase SppA; translated protein: MFGFLPNLPGPDELKSLVRKVDTARHRGVPDGCVLELDLQSVPPESHGFDPLTVLSLGGKPLTLRQTVDALHRAAEDDRVAGLIARIQLSAAAPGPVQELRDAIAAFGKVKPTLAWAETYPGTLSYYLASAFREVWMQPSGTVGLIGFATSALFLRGALDKAGIEAQFVARGEYKSAANLFTQDSYTDAHREADSALIGSLHAQVFAAVADARGLPVEEVNALADRAPLLRDAAVSAKLVDRIGFRDEAYARIAELTGAPAQADGDDAPQRLFLSRYAKTSGSRPAPSIPGRKAKPGIAVITLDGPIVSGRGGPQLLPIGNSNAGGDTIAAALREAVADEDVSAIVLRVNSPGGAVTGSETIWREVVRATEAGKPVIASMGAVAASGGYYVSMAADEIVANAGTITGSIGVVTGKLVSRQLKDKLGVGSDAVRTNANADAWSSNERFTQEQQEHVEAEADLFYTDFVERVAAGRNLGVDAVEEVARGRVWTGADALERGLVDELGGLQTAIVRAKIRAGLAPDADVRIVNYPGSSVLDVLRPKASSQPAAASVPQALGALLGSSVTGIVDQVERTVTGAHALWLGDYRF